From Pseudomonadota bacterium:
GGGCTGGCGTCGGCGCCTTCGCGGGTGAGCCAGACCACCTCCTTGATCGCCTCTTCCAGGGGTCTCAAGTGGGTCAGCCAGTGGTTGAGGTCGCCGCTGCGCTCATCGTAGGGGCGCGAGGACCAGTGTTTGAAGTCCGGCAGGTCGAACTCGCAGGTACCGCCAGGGATGGCGCTGCGCATGTTGATCGCACTCAGAAATTCGTTGGCCCGCAATTCACTCAGGAAGCGATCGCCCGCCTCGCCGAGCAATGTGGCGCAGCGCTGGACGCGCTCCAGGAGCGTGCGCAGGCGCGCATCGTCCACCCCGGGAAAGGCGCGGAAGCTCTCGAGCTTCTGGGCTTGCCGATCGAGTTCCTTGAGCACGTCGCTGCGGCTGTCGCCTCGGTTCAGGATGGCGAGCGTTTCTAGCAGCGCCCCGATCGCACTGCGGCTGTGCCACGCGTCCTCGCCTCGCGCAAAAAAGCGGGTCTGGCGGAACAGGTAGTCAAGGCGCAGGAACGTCCGCATGC
This genomic window contains:
- the zapD gene encoding cell division protein ZapD, with amino-acid sequence MSHAATHLSGLDEASESVTYELPLTERMRTFLRLDYLFRQTRFFARGEDAWHSRSAIGALLETLAILNRGDSRSDVLKELDRQAQKLESFRAFPGVDDARLRTLLERVQRCATLLGEAGDRFLSELRANEFLSAINMRSAIPGGTCEFDLPDFKHWSSRPYDERSGDLNHWLTHLRPLEEAIKEVVWLTREGADASPRTANGGLYEQPLEKGTTVQLVRVGLPPDSVRYPEISGSQHRFTVRFREWRGMTHRAEMVTDDVDFLLACC